The Miscanthus floridulus cultivar M001 chromosome 6, ASM1932011v1, whole genome shotgun sequence genomic interval CCCATCAAACAGCTGCAGTCTACAATCATATTTGTTCATACTAAAAACATAaatggttgtgacttgtgaggtGGTGAACTGCGAAAGATTTTAATAGTTGCTTATTCTAGTCGCACTTGTGGAGAAAGATAAAGTTTTCCTCAGTGTACTGAACATGAGCCTACTATATTCCAAAATATGATAATTAACAAGTCATCATTCTTAAAAGCTCTCATGACAGGAAACCGCACGTAGCTCAGTTGGTCAAGCTCTTAGTACAGTTAGGGGCTGACCGGCCGGGGTTCAAATCCTGGTTCCTGCCTCCCTGAACCTTCGCATAAGGCTGGCGTGTATTCTACTCCCTGCGACCTCAAAAGCTCTCATGCCACAAATGGCACAAATCAAGGCAAGGTCTGAACCGGTGGATCCATTAGCATGCTTTGCCAGAACgaatgaaaaataaaataaaatcagaCAGATAAATGAACCTTCATATGTATTGGTACACTTACGACAAACCGTTACCACAAAAAATAGTGATTTCCTGAAAACAGCTATCATTAAGGAAGTGCCATAATCATTCATGAACACAGAAAAGTACACCTATCAATTATCATTCAAAGCATAAGGTAAACTGGTCATATTTTCAAGCATCCAGTACTCCACGATGAAATCCAGCAGCATACAAGGCACAATACTTGGCAAAATACAATCCATAAAGATGGGGAATAGATACATGCATACCTTTGACAGCCTAGACAATCCATCCTTAACCTTCACAATGATTATAATATGTGTAGGAGCTTGTGGTGATATGTCTCTAAATGCAAGGACCTGCAGTTATAGTCATCAAGTGTGGCATCACAACAGTTTAACTGTAATCACATACTACACTAATATTTCAATCTGACTCTTGATATCCATGAAGATAAATTTCTGAAGGTGTTTGGCTTGCCAAGGAAATCTAAGGTGTTATTTCAGGAGCACAATTTGTTGAGGACAGACCAATTCATTTCCTTCTTAAACCTTATAGATTTTGATGTGAGAtcccctgctgacatggcagcaaCGGTGATAAACATAGACACAAACTTCCCCAGATGTTGGAGCCCAGAATTTCAAGGAGGAATGTCAAGGGATAAACGGTTCTTGAGTTTTGCCAATGGCATGTCAAAGAGGAACATCACCATAGCACCAAAGGTGACAGAGGCATCATTAATTTTAAAGTGTCACATCCATAACATTAGAAACAATAGGAACTTTATCCTGATAGCACAGATAATATTTAACCTTCTCATCCTCATAAACCACCTGAGATGGGATCTCCTTCCGAATAATTTTGTCAAAACTACAAAAGGCACAGAAGAAACCATGTGAATGGAGGCGTATGAGACATGTATGTGTGAAGGGGATAAAATCGTAGTCATAGACATAAATTACCTGAACAGCCAGCACCAATGCTTTTCAAGTAAAAAAGAATGAAGTTTGAATTTAGCACATGTTAACTAGTATTTCACATATCTAAGCAACAAGCATGATGCCCAAGCTTGATTAGCTAACAGGGAGTGCTATGCAGAGAAGTTATCTGAAGATTTCTGCATGTTTCCCTAGCCGTGCATCGTGACAGATAAACGAATGCTGCTAAGCCAATGATATATTTTCTGgagctcaatagccaattctaccAGATGTCATAGCGTGTGGGATTGTTTTGCTAGATGATGGAGGTAACCAAACATTGCCCAACTATTGAGCTTATGTCTTATGACAACTGAGCTCCTGTTGAGGAGAGGAGGTTCTGCTCCTGCTCCCGCATGTGGTAGTTTCAACTACATACCTGCTAAAAACAAGGCCCTTGTTGCCATCTGAATCAGCACTATGGACATACTGCAATGGGATATCTTGATTCACCCAATTGAGTGATAATCTAAGGCTCTAAGCACATCGGCGTCTCCTATAAAATCTAACCACCTCAACAGAATACGATCCTGACTACACGAACCATCTCTCGTATTGGGATCAGTACAGCTCCGCactgaagtccaacacctaggaACCAAAATCCAGGGCACTCTCTGCTTTTGCTTATTTTACTAGAACGAATTACTCGCCATGACGCTAACAAATCGCCATCACGCTACCAAATCAAAGTGAATTACTCCCTCATGACGCTACCAAATCGAAGTGACGGTACAGGATTTGGAGAGAATTAAGAAAGCTGACATGGTTGGGGtgccggtgggctcggcggcgAGGGCGGCTTCCTTCTCCCCGGACATGGCTGCCGGACTGCCGAGCGGAGGGCATGATAAGTGGGCCGCAATGACCGCGAGGCGGTTGCCGCTCGCGGTCGGCGGAGGAAGTTGAGCGCTCATCCCCACTGATTTCCCTTCGCTGCTCCTTCTCTTCCGAAGGCGAAGTTGTTGACCACTCGAGTACTTGACCAGTTGCTCCCCACGGCCCACGCAGGCCCACCCACACTAACTAGATTTTACGCCTATCACATCTGACGCGAGTTTAGCGAAGCCTATCACGGTTACAGTTACAGTTACAGATTTGCAAGGTGTAGGAAAGCGCACTGTTCTACACTTCTAGTATGTGACATAAATCATCCGATTTGCCCCATCAGAAGTGAGCATGATTAATTTAATCACTAAATTAAACCCACATCTGAAATCAAGGCACTGGTAATGCGAGGTTCAGAATCTGCACTGAATTTTGGTTTTCTCAATCTGTGCTTGAAACAATTGACACTTCATGCTGGTAGAGCAGAcatcaacaattcaacaccattctTCAGAAGGAAACACATCAGCATCTTATCGGGCTGTACGCGACGTTTCACCAGCAGATAATTGAACAGCAGTCACAGCTCGAATCAGCACCCGACCGGGGCTCCACAATACGATGCAGTGGGGTTAGGGTAAGTAGCCCTGACTAACTGTAACTGCAATACCTAAATTCACGAGTAAACCGTAATATATCTCCTAACAGATTATTATgttaaataaaaatataataacgtatactccctctgttctcactttccgagaaacaactttaacgaaatatatattaaaaaatattaatatttatggtatataattagtGTCATTAAAAAGATCTTTGAAtatagtttttttaataaatttatttgaaaatataaatgttgtaagcattttctataaatcgaatcAAACTTACGGCACGCACACCAACAACGACAGTTATTTAAGAACAGAGCTAGTATGTTGCAAGGCGTACGAATCAAGTGATTCCTTGTACCAACATTTCAGAAAAAGCAAAGCATTTCGAGAAATTGAAGAGTTCATTATTAAGCGATTCTCCCAGAAGATGCATCAAGAAACTGACTCTTGTCACTATCACCCGATACAATACAAGGTCATGGACAGAATAACGAGCACAAGAGTCAAGTAATTTAACTCCGGTTACCAAAGTAAGGATTTCCATACTGCTCATAGTTATCCATCTGGCACAATGCAAGCTTCGCAAGCACAGAAATATCACACATGGAAGAGCAGGGTTAAGTCACACCATTTAAACAAACTACGACCACCTACATGTGTCCTGCAGATTTACATACTAGGCTAGTAGCAAGGCCTCGGACATCACATGCTAGGCTCCTGCTAgtctaagagagagagagagggagggggggaGGGAGAGAGCAAACCATCGAGATAGGATAAGCAAAAACTCCCAAGCTAGCAAATGTTTCTAAACCGAAGAGGCAAAAACTTACAAGCCACAGGACTTAGAAACTACAAAACAAGATATTCTGGATACAATCAGAAAGTCGCTGAGCCTGTTCTCCTGAGTTGGTACTTGGGCTCCGGAAGAGGCGCAGAGAAAagtatcttttccaactcctGAAGATAACACAAAACAGGGTAAGTGAGTCAACGGAATCCATCAGAGTACACGAATACAAGAACCTACCATGGGAACTGTATTGAATTAAATAAAAGAACCAAGAAATCAGACCAATAGATTGTTTGCAACTATCTAAGCATTTGCATCAGTAGTAGAGCGCCAGAGCCTTGGTTTTGatttatttttgttttattttttttggcaCATGAGAAAATTAATTGTCAGAATACGATGTCAGGAAAATGCTTCAACCTGCTCATTCTCTGATAATATTACAGCAATATGAAAGACGAATTACTTAGTAACATAATAGCCATCTAATACCATAAGCACTAAATAAAAGAGCAAAAAGTTGCAACCAACTAAACAAGATCACTTGGGTAGAAATTAAGTTTGAGATTGAGGCTACAAACATACTAACTGAACAATGAACAGGTGTCTGTATAAACTATTGAGTTACCAATATCAAGTGGTCATCACAATGTAGCAACAAAGACCAAGATATCAAGTCCAAACTTGAAAAGTTAGTTACATATCACCCATCAACAGTAGCATATAAAGAAAAGAACATTAGCTATAATGGTACTAACACATCTGTGTAAATGACTGAACTCTGAACTCAAACCTGCGCATTTTTCCCAAACTATTTAACATTTAAAACTTCTCCAAATTACACTAGaacttattttttttataaaactttTGAGTTGTCTAGAAAAACTTGAAAATATAGTTTCCACAAACAAATGATAATAACAACCAAGAGCTCTCTATTATAAATATAACATCATATGTCCGTAGAGCAGTAGTTCTCTTCTACTCTAAATTGGTTGTTTGCATTAGACCTTATGCAGCGTAACCTAAGCCAGTGTAAACGTATGCAGTGTCTTGGCGTTTGATCATTCTGCACAGGCAAGCTGCATTTGATAAAAATAAAATTGTGTTTGATTGTTTACTTTTTGTTCCATGTAGTCACCTCCATGTTCGAGTTGAGGTTCATGTTCTAGTATAAGTATGAGGCATGAGAGTATTTCATTTTTGTGTGCGCATCAGGTTGTGCAAATCTGCATTGTCTAATATGACCAAATCTGGCGTACTAGCTAATGCAGTATACTGTGCAAGCCTGAACCTATACAGGCAACCAATCAGACCCTAAGAACTTAGAGCTAGATATAGCAGGCTTGGGATGCACCCTTCTGATGCAAGACAGTAAATCAGAATGTGGATGTATCCAGCAAGAACATAAAATGGCTCTCTTAGAATTTAAATGAACATGTTTATCCATTTTTTTGGCACATCATTCACCACATACAATTACTTCGAATGTGTATAATAACATTTGGTGGCCTTTTGAGGATAACTAGCGTAAATAAAAGATAAGCAGCTACCGGTGTTTGCAAATCATAAATCGAGTGGCAACAACTAGTCGACTTGTGAGTCGCGATTAGTTTAGGGCTAGTCACCCTAGTTGAATAGTTGGCCCAGGGCAACCTATTGCCTAGGGTTGGCTATCCCAGTATCATTGACT includes:
- the LOC136457231 gene encoding 14 kDa zinc-binding protein-like, yielding MSAQLPPPTASGNRLAVIAAHLSCPPLGSPAAMSGEKEAALAAEPTGTPTIFDKIIRKEIPSQVVYEDEKVLAFRDISPQAPTHIIIIVKVKDGLSRLSKAEERHVEILGSLLYAAKVVAKQEGLDDGFRIVINDGPKGSQSVYHLHLHLLGGRQMNWPPG